CAAAATATTATTTGGCTATTGTTTCTACCAGTTGGTGTACATTGGCAGAGTTCCAATCGTTGGCGGTATCGTCCTTTTCTACAATTCTCCCCATTTTGTCTATAATAAAAGTGGTAGGGAAAGATTTGGGCAGTAGCTTGTCTAAAATAGGGCTTTGGGCAATATAGACAGGAGCGGTGTAGTGGTTATCCGCTAGAAATTGCTTCACTTTTTCCTCATCGTCTTGCATAGCGATAAGTACAAAGCTCATTTTGTCATTTTGTTTATCGTAGAGTTTTTGGATAGAACCCCATTCTGCACGGCAAGGCGGGCACCAGCTCCCCCAAAAGTTAAGAAACAGCGTTTTACCTTTAAAGTTTTTTAGATTGGTATCGGGTACATTAACGCCTTTTAGACTAATGTCAAACTCTTCATCAGTAATGAGTAAAGCATTGTCTAGCTTTTCTATGGCAGGTTTCATAAGAAGCTGACTCCTTACAAAATCTCCAAATTTAGGAAATAAAAACACCGACAATAGCAAGGCGGTAAGTAGTAAGAAAATGAAATTCTTTTTTAGAAAATTCATAGCAGGTATATTTAATTAAATTATAGCAGTTCTAAAATTTCGTTTAGGGTATCTTTACCTTTGTTTTTGGCGTAATAGACTTGCAAATCGTTGTGGAATTGCTCTTTAGAATAAGTTTCAGGAGAGGTTTTAAACTTTTCAAATAGCTCTACACCATATTTAGGGCGAGGTCCCCAAGTTTTAATCACATTAAAGGTTTCATCTAAGATTAAGACTTTCGGGATAGACCTGCCTCCGTTGGTTAAAAATTGGTCTATAAGGGAAGTGTCAGAATCTCTATAAAATAGTCTTACATCATTTCTACCTTCAAAAAAACGAGCCAATACAGGCACAAGCTGACTGGCATCTCCACACCAAGGCTCCGAAATAATGAGTATTTTACCATTGAATTTTTTGGATTCTAAAGTTTTAAAATCTTCGTCCGTAGGCTTAAATACCTTCAGCATCCGGTTCATTCTTTGGAGCCCCAGTTCGTAGTAAGGTTTTTTCTCTGCCTCTTCTTCTGTTTTGGGGTGGTCTATTCTGTGGTAAGTTTCTTCTAAATAAGCCTCAAAAGAAACGGCTTTATCCCAATAGTTTTTCATAGTTACCTTCTTCTTATTTGGTTAATTAAAAATAAATCGGCAAGTACAAAAGCGGTAAGATTTTCTACCACAGGTACTGCACGAGGAAGTACGCAAGGGTCGTGTCTGCCTTTACCTTCCACTGTTACTTTATTGCCTAGTTTATCCACGCTTTCTTGCGGTCTTAAAATAGTTGCCACAGGCTTAAAAGCCACACGGAAATAAATATCCATTCCGTTGGAGATACCGCCTTGTATGCCACCTGATAGATTGGTTTTGGTAGAAAAATCAGTGTTAAATAAATCGTTGTGTTCTTTACCCGTCATAGAGGCTCCGCAAAACCCACTGCCGTACTCGAAGCCTTTAGCTGCATTGATGTTGAGCATTGCCTTAGCAAGTTCTGCCTGAAGTTTGCCAAACACAGGTTCGCCTATGCCTACAGGTAGATTTTTAATCACGCAAGTAATGGTGCCTCCTATGGTGTTGCCTTCTTTTTTAATCTCTTTAATTCGGTCAATCATTTTCTTTGCGACATTCTCGTCTGGGCAACGGATTTCGTTGTTTTCTGTTTTAGAAAAATCCAAATCTTGGTAAGGTTTTTCGCAAAAGATATTTCCTACGGAAGACACATAGGCGTGTATTTCAACCTCTTTAGGGAGAATGTTTTTTGCTAAAGCTCCAGCGGCTACCCAATTGATGGTTTCTCTAGCCGATGATTTGCCACCACCACGGTGGTCTCTATGTCCGAATTTTTGGTCGTAAGTAAAATCGGCGTGGCTAGGGCGATAAGCTGCCGCTAAGTGGTCGTAATCTTTACTTTTTTGATTTTCATTTTCTATAATAAAGCCGATTGGAGTGCCTGTGGTTTTACCTTCAAAAATACCAGACAGAAATTTCACTGTATCGCTTTCCTTTCTTTGGGTTACAATGGCAGACTGCCCAGGTTTTCTTCTGTCTAATTCTCTCTGTACGGCGTCTAAATCTACTTCTATTCCCGCAGGAAAATTGGTGATGATGCCTCCGTAAGCTAAACCGTGACTTTCTCCAAAGGTATTCAAAGAAAGAAAATTACCTAATTGATTATGCATATTGCAAAGTTAATATTTTATAAGGTTATAATTAAGGATATTTATCCTTTGGCTAAAGATTCAAATTCTACTAATACAGGGAAATGGTCGCTATAACCGCCCAAATACCTCGTCCCAGAGTAGGTTCTGAAAGGTCTGTTTTTCATTTTATCCCAATTTTTTATCTCGGTTGGGTTAAATATCTCTGCTTTTTTATAGGTTAGCCCGAAAGAAGTTTGAAAAAAATCTCTTGAAAACATAATTTGGTCAAATAGCAATCCTTCTTTTTTGTGATAAGTGGAGTAGTCTCCTAAATAATATAATGCTGAAAACGGATTGTGTAATAGTTCTAAAATCCCCTCGTGGTAAGTAAATTGAATGAGGTTGTCTTCGTTAGGGTTTTCATTAAAATCTCCCAATACGAGTACCGCTTCTTTGTCTTTGATGATGATGTTTTCTATCAAAGTATTGATTTTTTCTAAAATTTCATTTCGTTTAGGGAGGTTGATGTCTTGCTCTCTTTTGGAAGGTAGATGCATCACAAAACAATGGAATGTTGCTCCGTTATATTCTAATACAGAATGTAGAACATCTCTGGTGGTGTCTTCATAAAGCTCTCCTTGTTCGTTTTTCATTTCAAACTTAAACCTGATGGGTTCAGAGTGCTTCACCGTGATTTTGTTCTTGTCGTAAAGAAGAGCGACATCTATGCCTCTTTCGTCAGGAGATTCGTAGTGCAGGTAGTGATAGTTTCCTCCGAAAACAGGTTTCGCCAATAAGTCTTCTAGCACTGTTTTATTTCCTATTTCAGCTAGTCCTACTAGCATCGGTAGGGTATTATTATATTGCTTTATAAGTTCAAAAATGTGTGCGGTTTTATGGAGTTTATTGTGGTATTTGTAATTATCCCAGTGAGGCAAATATGTCGTGTGTGGCGGAAAAAAATTCTCCACATTATAAAAAGCAACAATTTCTTTTTTTATGTTCATTATTTAAAGACTTTTGTGGTCTTATGACTAAGTGAAAAGTTTAAAAAAGCCCTCAAATCATCGAGAGCTTTTTTTTTAGTTTGATTATTTCTTTTCTGGGATATTGGCTAAAATTTCTTTCAGGAACTTCCAAAACTTCTGTGTTGAAGAAATACTTGCTCTTTCATCAGGAGAGTGAGCCCCTTTGATGGTTGGTCCAAAACTTACCATTTCCATTTTAGGGTAATTAGCACCAATAATTCCGCACTCTAGACCAGCGTGGCAAGCCACTACATTAGGTTTAGAATTAAATTCTCTTTGGTAGATTTCTTCCATTACTTTAATGATTTCAGCTCCTGGCTTTGGCTTCCACCCAGGATATGAACCACTGAATTTTACTTCCATTCCTGCCAGTTCAAAACTTGCTCGGAGTTGGTTGGCTACTGCCAACTTGCTAGACTCCACAGATGAGCGAGAAAGGTTGAGGATTTGTAAAGCTCCATCTTTGAGTTCCACTCTAGCGATATTATTAGAAGCCTCCACCAAGTCTTCTACATCTGGAGACATACGGTAAACGCCATTGTGAGCAGCATTAAGTGCTAAAATAACTTTAGTGCTATCCTCTACGCTTAGAGCG
The genomic region above belongs to Riemerella anatipestifer and contains:
- a CDS encoding thioredoxin family protein; amino-acid sequence: MKNYWDKAVSFEAYLEETYHRIDHPKTEEEAEKKPYYELGLQRMNRMLKVFKPTDEDFKTLESKKFNGKILIISEPWCGDASQLVPVLARFFEGRNDVRLFYRDSDTSLIDQFLTNGGRSIPKVLILDETFNVIKTWGPRPKYGVELFEKFKTSPETYSKEQFHNDLQVYYAKNKGKDTLNEILELL
- the aroC gene encoding chorismate synthase, with translation MHNQLGNFLSLNTFGESHGLAYGGIITNFPAGIEVDLDAVQRELDRRKPGQSAIVTQRKESDTVKFLSGIFEGKTTGTPIGFIIENENQKSKDYDHLAAAYRPSHADFTYDQKFGHRDHRGGGKSSARETINWVAAGALAKNILPKEVEIHAYVSSVGNIFCEKPYQDLDFSKTENNEIRCPDENVAKKMIDRIKEIKKEGNTIGGTITCVIKNLPVGIGEPVFGKLQAELAKAMLNINAAKGFEYGSGFCGASMTGKEHNDLFNTDFSTKTNLSGGIQGGISNGMDIYFRVAFKPVATILRPQESVDKLGNKVTVEGKGRHDPCVLPRAVPVVENLTAFVLADLFLINQIRRR
- a CDS encoding TlpA family protein disulfide reductase, encoding MNFLKKNFIFLLLTALLLSVFLFPKFGDFVRSQLLMKPAIEKLDNALLITDEEFDISLKGVNVPDTNLKNFKGKTLFLNFWGSWCPPCRAEWGSIQKLYDKQNDKMSFVLIAMQDDEEKVKQFLADNHYTAPVYIAQSPILDKLLPKSFPTTFIIDKMGRIVEKDDTANDWNSANVHQLVETIAK
- a CDS encoding endonuclease/exonuclease/phosphatase family protein, giving the protein MNIKKEIVAFYNVENFFPPHTTYLPHWDNYKYHNKLHKTAHIFELIKQYNNTLPMLVGLAEIGNKTVLEDLLAKPVFGGNYHYLHYESPDERGIDVALLYDKNKITVKHSEPIRFKFEMKNEQGELYEDTTRDVLHSVLEYNGATFHCFVMHLPSKREQDINLPKRNEILEKINTLIENIIIKDKEAVLVLGDFNENPNEDNLIQFTYHEGILELLHNPFSALYYLGDYSTYHKKEGLLFDQIMFSRDFFQTSFGLTYKKAEIFNPTEIKNWDKMKNRPFRTYSGTRYLGGYSDHFPVLVEFESLAKG